From the Drosophila suzukii chromosome 2 unlocalized genomic scaffold, CBGP_Dsuzu_IsoJpt1.0 scf_2c, whole genome shotgun sequence genome, one window contains:
- the LOC139354449 gene encoding uncharacterized protein, translating to MSRSYRPGLSAKSHVQKDGRSTWSPHLQHFTRYPKNWTHGAGIFVMARVRLSSLSSNFQNEIDVFILPQLTKNLPSESIDEGLSIPSTVVLADPEFGQPGSIDLLLGAEVYSRLIRPGLIDLGDGKPTLQETGLGWIVFGGVRRRVPAAKAGNVMTITREDPLPALEKFWKLPAMTVQERLCEENFVSNVQFCPDQRLMVRLPFAENPRKQGKTLALAQRRFSSIESRLERDPAMLEGYVSFMDEYERLNHMTEVQLSSVPRNHYFIPHHCVLKPGSSTTKLRVVFDASAPSSTGKSLNNILRVGPTVQSDLLSIVLRFRTHRFVFTADVEKMYRQIWVHPQDRGYQLIVWRRNPLEKIRYFHFNTVTYGTACAPYLATKCLQHLAQRAPTSQQLGAIAIQQNFYVDDCLSGADTLEIGFVQF from the coding sequence ATGTCGCGCAGTTATCGACCTGGGCTCTCAGCTAAATCTCATGTCCAGAAGGATGGCAGATCAACTTGGTCTCCCCACCTTCAGCACTTCACAAGGTATCCTAAGAATTGGACACACGGCGCAGGGATCTTCGTCATGGCACGTGTACGGCTGTCATCGTTAAGTTCGAATTTTCAGAATGAGATTGACGTGTTTATCTTACCACAACTGACGAAAAACCTACCGTCGGAATCCATAGATGAAGGACTCAGTATTCCGAGCACGGTAGTATTGGCGGACCCGGAATTCGGTCAACCCGGAAGCATTGACTTACTTCTGGGAGCCGAGGTGTATTCTCGATTGATAAGACCCGGACTTATCGATTTGGGGGATGGTAAGCCAACTCTACAAGAAACCGGTCTTGGGTGGATTGTGTTCGGCGGAGTGAGACGACGAGTGCCAGCAGCCAAGGCAGGAAATGTCATGACAATAACACGGGAAGACCCATTACCAGCCCTAGAAAAATTTTGGAAGCTACCAGCAATGACAGTCCAAGAGAGGCTTTGTGAAGAAAACTTTGTATCAAACGTCCAATTCTGCCCGGATCAACGACTAATGGTAAGATTGCCGTTCGCAGAAAATCCAAGGAAACAAGGAAAAACATTAGCCTTGGCTCAACGGAGATTTTCCAGCATAGAAAGTCGTTTAGAACGGGATCCAGCAATGCTAGAAGGATACGTGAGTTTTATGGATGAGTATGAACGTTTAAATCACATGACGGAGGTACAACTTTCCAGTGTACCAAGGAATCATTACTTCATTCCCCACCATTGCGTCCTGAAACCAGGCAGCTCCACCACAAAATTAAGAGTTGTTTTTGACGCTTCGGCGCCTAGCTCAACAGGAAAGAGCCTCAACAACATTCTAAGGGTCGGGCCGACAGTTCAGAGTGATTTACTATCAATTGTGTTACGGTTCCGGACTCACCGGTTCGTGTTCACAGCAGACGTAGAAAAAATGTATCGACAAATCTGGGTTCATCCTCAAGACAGGGGCTATCAACTCATAGTATGGCGACGAAACCCACTAGAAAAAATACGTTACTTCCATTTCAATACGGTGACCTACGGCACTGCATGTGCACCTTACTTAGcaacaaaatgtttacaaCATCTGGCACAGAGAGCGCCGACAAGCCAGCAGCTAGGCGCGATCGCCATTCAGCAAAACTTCTATGTCGACGACTGCTTATCGGGAGCCGACACGCTGGAGATCGGATTTGTACAATTCTAG